The DNA region GTCGCCGGTTTGCTGACACCGGAGCGCACGCAAACGCTGATTCCGCTGATTCAAAAAAATATTGGCAACCTACCGCTGGAGTTTCACGCCCACTGCAACAACGGCATGGCGCCGTTCAATTGCCTCGAAGCGATGAAGCTCGGCGTGACCAAGCTGCACACCGCCATCCCGCCATTGGCCGACGGTTCCGGCCAGCCGTCGATCTTTAACGTCGCCAGCAACGCCGCCGCGCTGGGCTACACGCCGCTGGTCGATCTGGCCGCGGTCAAGCCGGTGTCCGACCATTTTCGCTTCATCGGCAAACTCGAAGGCCATCCGGTGGGCGCACCGCGCGAATACGATCACTCGCAGTATTTACACCAAGTGCCGGGCGGAATGATTTCCAACCTGCGCTTTCAACTGCGCGCCATGGGCATGGAAAATAAAATCTCGGAGACCTTGGAAGAGTGCGGCCGGGTGCGCGCCGAGTTCGGCTATCCGATCATGGTGACGCCGCTGGCGCAGTTCGTCGGCAGCCAGGCGGCGATCAACGTCATCACCGGCGAACGTTACAAAGAAGTGACCGATCAGGCGATCCAATATGCCCTCGGTTATTGGGGCAAAGAAGCACCGACGGTGATGGATGCCAACGTCAAAGACAAAATTCTCAGCCGTTCGCGCGCCAATGAGTGGCGCAATTGGTCGGCGCCGGATTTGACGCTGCATGAAGTGCGCAAGAAATTCGGCGCCACAGTATCGGATGAAGAGTTGATCCTGCGGGTGATCGCCGGCGATACCGCGGTCGACGCTATGCTCGCCGCCGGCGCGCCGAAGGAGTATTTAAGTGTGACCCAACCACTGGTGCGGCTCATCGGCGAACTCGCCAAGCGCAAAGATTTTCGTCAGATCTTCATCGAGAAGAAGGGGTTCACGTTGCGGCTGGAGAAATCTGGAAACGGCGAAATGAGCAAGTAAAGTTTGTTTCACCACGAAGATCCCAGCGCGGCACAGCCGCAACCAAAGGGGAAAGAGTTTTCACCACGAAGGTCACGAAGGACACGAAGGGTTAGGAAAAAAGTTTACTCCGAACTTCGTGCTCTTCGTGTCCTTCGTGGTGGATAGCCTTTTCCGCATGTGTGAAAGTATCATTGGCGTTTAAGGAGACAATAATGATCTACGAGATGCGTTTTCAGAATGTCGAGCCGGCACGTCGCGCGGAGTATGTGAAGATTTACCGCGACGCGGTGCAGGGCTGTAAAGCCGCCGGTTCCACAGGTGGTCAGATTCTCTGCAGCGATGACGATCCGTCGGCGCTGATTGTAATTCTCTTGTGGGAGAGCAAAGAGCACCTGGCGCGCTGGCGCGGCACCGAGTCTTACAAATCGTTTCGCGCCGCGGTGGGGCATCTGCAAACCACCAAGAGCTACGGCGGGTTTTATGTCGCCGAGACGATCTGATGTGATTGCATTCGCGTTCCATGTCGCGGGCTTCACTATGTGAAAAATCCCTCCTAACCTCCCTTTTTCAAAGGGAGGGATCGGATTGGCTTCGCGGCCGAGGCAGTCTCTCCTCCGACGGCTTCAAGTTTCGATTGACGAATGATTTCGATCTCAGTTACTCTCCACGAACCCCAAAGAGTTCTACGGCCCAATTTTATGACGATTCATTCTAGAGTTATTCTCATCGCCGTGTTGCTATCCGCGTGTGTTGCCACTGCCACCGGTGCCGACGAGCTGACGAAGATGCGCTACGGCCAGAACGCTACCTCCACCGGCAGCCTGTCGGCGCTGCCGCTCACGGTTGCGGAGCGCAAAGGTTTCTTCGTTCGAGAGGGACTCAATCTCGAAGTCGTGCCGATTGCCGGCGGCACGGATCGCATCGTCGCGGCGTTGGACAAGGGCGAGATCGATGCCGGCAAGAATGCCACGCCGTACTTGATTCAAGCCGTGCTCAAAGGCTCTGATGCTGTCGCCATCGTCGCGCAGACGACCAATCCGGTTTACAGCTTGATCGTCCGGCCGGAAATCAAAAGCTTCACCGATCTTAAAA from Deltaproteobacteria bacterium includes:
- a CDS encoding biotin carboxyl carrier protein, which translates into the protein MKEIQFVDTTVRDGSLSLWALGMRTGAMLAIAEQMDRCGFESMEFFGFAGYIKYVKEHKENPWTWMGEGAKKFRRTRLRYHGGLASGFEKIPRSVRLLMIERVVAHGITLTRSSDPWNDYDAAAVEIAALQKLGMEVIINIIYTVSPRHNDEYWATRARQAAAIGPSGICFKDVAGLLTPERTQTLIPLIQKNIGNLPLEFHAHCNNGMAPFNCLEAMKLGVTKLHTAIPPLADGSGQPSIFNVASNAAALGYTPLVDLAAVKPVSDHFRFIGKLEGHPVGAPREYDHSQYLHQVPGGMISNLRFQLRAMGMENKISETLEECGRVRAEFGYPIMVTPLAQFVGSQAAINVITGERYKEVTDQAIQYALGYWGKEAPTVMDANVKDKILSRSRANEWRNWSAPDLTLHEVRKKFGATVSDEELILRVIAGDTAVDAMLAAGAPKEYLSVTQPLVRLIGELAKRKDFRQIFIEKKGFTLRLEKSGNGEMSK